One window of the Candidatus Woesearchaeota archaeon genome contains the following:
- a CDS encoding 50S ribosomal protein L5, translating into MSDNENVMRKVKVEKLTLNFGAGKDQVLLKKGERLIKQITNIDPVRTVTQKRIPGWGLRPGLPIGCKLTLRGKAAEDVLNRLLQAKGMRLAPSCFDNEGSVSFGIHEYIDIPGTKYDPEIGIIGIQASVTLARPGFRVKQRKIRPRRIHKTHRISREDAVAFMKEAFGVVVGEEE; encoded by the coding sequence ATGAGCGATAATGAGAATGTGATGCGGAAGGTGAAGGTGGAAAAGCTCACGTTGAATTTCGGCGCGGGCAAAGACCAGGTGCTCTTGAAAAAAGGAGAGCGGCTCATTAAGCAAATCACCAACATCGACCCGGTCAGGACTGTCACGCAAAAGCGCATCCCTGGATGGGGTCTTCGTCCCGGGCTTCCGATAGGGTGCAAACTCACGCTGAGAGGGAAGGCCGCCGAGGACGTCTTAAACAGGCTTTTGCAAGCGAAGGGGATGCGGCTTGCACCTTCTTGTTTTGACAATGAAGGAAGCGTCTCTTTTGGTATTCATGAGTACATTGATATTCCCGGAACAAAGTACGATCCCGAAATCGGCATTATTGGCATTCAAGCAAGCGTCACGCTTGCAAGGCCTGGTTTTCGTGTGAAGCAGAGGAAGATTCGTCCAAGGAGGATTCACAAGACGCATCGTATTTCAAGAGAAGACGCCGTGGCGTTCATGAAAGAGGCGTTCGGTGTAGTAGTAGGTGAAGAAGAATGA
- a CDS encoding 30S ribosomal protein S14, which produces MLKQLSGKPGKLVKFKKHNAPKERKTGRNVKECRRCGRKGGHIQKYGLQLCRQCFRQHAEDIGFKQYS; this is translated from the coding sequence ATGCTCAAACAGCTTTCAGGGAAGCCTGGCAAGCTGGTGAAGTTTAAGAAGCACAACGCTCCGAAGGAGCGAAAGACAGGAAGGAATGTGAAAGAGTGCAGGCGGTGTGGGCGAAAAGGCGGCCATATCCAAAAGTACGGGTTGCAACTGTGCAGGCAGTGTTTTCGCCAGCACGCAGAAGATATTGGCTTTAAACAGTATAGTTGA
- a CDS encoding 30S ribosomal protein S8, which produces MSLNDPLANVLSHMKNYEQTKKKEVVTRFNSKLIRGVLEILQKEGYVGSVETVEDARGGVLKINLLGRINDVNVIKPNFQIGKSEFEKYEKRFLPAKGFGILVVSTSKGLMTHEEAKKQGVGGKLLAYCY; this is translated from the coding sequence ATGAGTTTGAATGATCCTTTGGCAAATGTCTTGTCGCATATGAAAAATTATGAACAAACGAAAAAAAAGGAAGTCGTGACGAGGTTCAACTCCAAGCTTATTCGCGGCGTCCTTGAAATACTTCAAAAAGAAGGGTATGTTGGAAGTGTGGAAACGGTAGAAGACGCGCGCGGCGGCGTGTTGAAGATTAACTTGCTGGGAAGGATTAATGATGTCAATGTTATTAAGCCAAACTTTCAGATTGGCAAGAGCGAGTTTGAAAAGTATGAGAAGCGGTTCTTGCCAGCGAAAGGGTTTGGCATTCTCGTGGTGAGTACGAGCAAAGGATTGATGACGCACGAGGAAGCAAAGAAACAAGGCGTTGGAGGTAAGCTGTTGGCGTATTGCTATTAA
- a CDS encoding 50S ribosomal protein L6, with the protein MSSQERKQEAPLGAAEGSQNVQARSKIQIKGVVEVPEGVTVSLERGVFTVQGPKGSLQRKLHAPSVVATVKEGKVEFNAKRKPTLREKKLINTFKAHLRNMFKGVVEGHSYELKVCSGHFPMTVSLKGDVLEVKNFIGESVPRTLRIGADVKVSVNGAQILVEGIDKEKVGRVAAAIEQLCRRPGFDQRVFQDGIYIVKKDGKDVA; encoded by the coding sequence ATGTCAAGTCAAGAAAGGAAACAGGAGGCGCCGCTGGGTGCTGCGGAAGGCAGTCAGAACGTGCAGGCACGAAGCAAGATTCAAATAAAGGGTGTTGTGGAGGTTCCTGAAGGGGTTACTGTTTCGCTTGAAAGAGGCGTGTTCACCGTGCAGGGGCCGAAAGGATCGTTGCAGCGAAAGCTGCACGCCCCGAGCGTTGTGGCAACGGTTAAGGAAGGCAAGGTCGAGTTTAATGCGAAGCGAAAACCGACGTTGCGGGAGAAGAAGCTAATTAACACGTTCAAAGCCCACTTGCGCAACATGTTCAAAGGCGTGGTCGAAGGGCATAGTTATGAGCTTAAAGTTTGTTCGGGTCACTTTCCCATGACGGTTTCCCTCAAGGGCGATGTTCTTGAGGTGAAGAATTTTATTGGTGAGAGCGTTCCCCGGACGTTGCGTATCGGTGCTGATGTGAAGGTGTCTGTTAATGGTGCGCAAATCCTTGTGGAAGGAATTGATAAAGAAAAGGTGGGGAGGGTTGCCGCCGCGATTGAGCAGCTGTGCAGGAGGCCTGGGTTTGATCAGCGAGTGTTTCAAGACGGCATTTACATTGTGAAAAAAGACGGTAAGGACGTGGCATGA
- a CDS encoding 50S ribosomal protein L32e, translating to MVKKEALEERRARKAKKPVFRRQDAHKKAKLSSAWRKPRGLQSKVRLKKKGYVRSPESGWRSPVAVRGLSREGLLPVLVSTEKMLLALDPKTEGAVVAASVGDRKRKKLLSLAEEKGIRVLNKPLALMKKAVEEREALRKEVAKARAARTEKKALEKKLREEEKKKAAAEQKKDEELSEEEKKKREKEEKDKVLTKRS from the coding sequence ATGGTGAAGAAAGAAGCATTAGAGGAGCGTCGGGCGCGAAAGGCGAAAAAGCCTGTCTTTAGGAGGCAGGACGCGCATAAGAAGGCAAAGCTTTCCAGCGCTTGGCGAAAGCCGAGGGGTTTGCAGAGCAAGGTCCGCCTCAAGAAGAAAGGGTATGTGCGATCGCCTGAGAGTGGTTGGCGCTCACCCGTTGCAGTGAGAGGCTTGTCGAGAGAAGGGCTGTTGCCTGTTCTTGTAAGCACAGAGAAGATGTTGCTTGCTCTTGATCCAAAAACAGAGGGGGCAGTAGTCGCGGCGAGTGTTGGCGATAGGAAGCGCAAGAAACTGCTCTCCCTTGCTGAGGAAAAAGGAATTCGTGTGTTGAACAAGCCCTTGGCACTGATGAAGAAGGCGGTTGAAGAGCGAGAAGCATTGCGTAAGGAAGTTGCCAAGGCGCGCGCGGCAAGGACTGAGAAGAAAGCGCTTGAAAAGAAGTTGCGCGAAGAAGAAAAGAAGAAGGCCGCTGCTGAGCAGAAAAAAGATGAAGAACTCTCCGAGGAGGAGAAGAAGAAACGAGAAAAGGAAGAGAAGGACAAAGTTTTGACGAAGAGGTCGTAG